The sequence gtaGGAGTGTTAAGTTTTCCATGCATCATCATggccatgcatgcatcttttttgtTTTGACAAGTTATGTGGCCCGCCAAAAGCCATTTTGTCCCTTGTCTAACACGGAGTCAGCTGTTCAATTCAGTCTAGAAGCGTTCACAGGTCAAGAGGCGAGGATGCCTCTAACAGTGGTTGATGCTTTGACGACGCAATGTTCTTAACAGAGGTGGAGGAATCGACATAAGAATCTGCTGCATATTCATGCCGTAGGCCAAGCCCGGCGGAGGCATCGCCATTGACATATGGTGCATATCCATCCCTACGGCGAATCCTTGAGTTGAAGGCATCGCCATATGCATCTGCTGCATCTCCATCCCAGTGTTGGTGCTGGTGCTACCAGACTCAAAGGTACTTCCAGCAAAGAGTTGTTGCGGTAGTGGCACCCCAGGCGCCTGGAGCGCGCGAATGATGTTCTCCATCCCCAGGTTTAGGAGTACCTGGTTTGCGCATTCAGAGATGGCGACCCGCACCGGCATCAGCTTGCCGACGAAGGCCATCATCTCCTCCTCTCCCATGTCACCTAGATCGGGGTTAAGCAAGACCGCAATCTGGTCCCCCATGGCgcgcttctttgccatggcctcctccatgcactctttccgcatcttcACCTCCTTCAGCTGCGTGCGCAGCTCGCCGTGCTGCAGGTGCAACTTCTTCAACTTGTTATTGTCGGTGGTGCTCAGGACTCCCGTCGCGCCGCCCGCCAGGAAGCGGTCTATGACGGCCTGGCCTGGATGATCCAGCGCCCAGGAGCTCCCGGATCATGGAAGCATGGGAGGGCTAGGAACTCTTGATATTTTTCTCGGAGGTGATGCTATGAGTGGACCACTCGAGCGTAGCAACTCCCCTGGCACGTGGACGGCGGAGGGAGCCGACCTGTTCGGCCATTGACCGGTCGGTAGGCCCTGGCCTGGCCTGGCTGGGCCCACTTGCAGGGAGAGGTCGGTCTGAACAGGAGGGGGGATCCTCACAGAGGAAGCACCTGCAACGCAACACACACGGTTGCCCGTGGTAGAATTTTAACGAATTGTTATAACTCAGCACGCACCCGTGgtgcgaaccaacctgtgattggatggttagagggactgtggtatccccagcccgcCGGGGTTCAAGtcatggtgctcgcatttatttctggatttatttcaggatttccggtgatgcgcattcagtg comes from Triticum aestivum cultivar Chinese Spring chromosome 5B, IWGSC CS RefSeq v2.1, whole genome shotgun sequence and encodes:
- the LOC123114537 gene encoding uncharacterized protein codes for the protein MAIADAAAAVASIHCLCRGEASGVHSLLLLLPRHCLCRALSWALDHPGQAVIDRFLAGGATGVLSTTDNNKLKKLHLQHGELRTQLKEVKMRKECMEEAMAKKRAMGDQIAVLLNPDLGDMGEEEMMAFVGKLMPVRVAISECANQVLLNLGMENIIRALQAPGVPLPQQLFAGSTFESGSTSTNTGMEMQQMHMAMPSTQGFAVGMDMHHMSMAMPPPGLAYGMNMQQILMSIPPPLLRTLRRQSINHC